The segment GGACGTGACGCTCACGAAGTCCGGTGACCTCAGCCACCTCGTGCCGGCCGAAGCCTCGGTCGACTACGCGGCTTTGAATCAAGATCGCAAACTCGTCGGCATGATGGTCGTCGGCACCAACATGGGAAATATGCATTCGGCGATGACGATGAGCCAGTACGAGTATTTCTACAAAACGCACGGGTACAACTTCGAGGCGACGACCCAGATCCCGAACTCGCTTCAGTTCATGCAGGAAAAAATCTCTTCGGGTGAGCTCGACTACTTGGTGAAAGAAGCGCACTCGGACGGCGATGAGCGGAATCTTTTCCGCGCGGCGCGCGTGGGTGAGCTGCGGATCGGACGCAAGGTCCATCCCGTCTCTGGGCGCGAGCAGATCGTTTACCTGCTGTCGCCGAAGTACGCCTCGGGCAGTATGGTGGCGGGTGAGGGTGGGTCGGACGACCTGATCCCCAACCAACTGTTCGGCGAGTGGATTCGCGCGCGGGAGTCGACGAAGAAAGGGCCGCTCGTTTATCTGAATGCGAGTTGTTCGAGTTCCACCAAGGTCATCAACGAGATCACGGCGACGCGTTCGAAATTGCTGATCGCCATCCCTTCGGTGACGGCGATTTCGATGTTCCGCAGCTCGCACACCAACTCGACGGCGGTCTTCCTCGAGGGCCTGCATAACGGGCTGGATTGGGCGACCATTCGTAAGCGGATGGAGATCGACAGGGAAGTGAAGGAAGAGCGGAACAACCTCTTCGCCTTGCCGAATGAGGAGCGCTTCGACCGGTCGATCCGCAAATCCTTGGGATTCACGGTCGATACCGACGTCCGCCTGATGGATTTGCGATTGAACCGCAGCTTCTCGGTCGACGAGTTCAACCGCGATCATTAGAAATGAAAAACCCGCCGGGATGGGGCGGGTTTTTGCTTCAACCGTCCTGGTTGGTGCGGGGCGGGTCGGGACGGAGTCTTACAGCCCCGAAATCAGCGTGCCGGTCTGGTGATCCAGAATCTGGCGGCGCAGATCGTTGTTCTTCACGCGCTGTTGAGCGATTTCGCGACGCAAGTTCTGGATCTGGCTGGTCTGCTGACCGCGTTTTCTTTCGATTTCCTTCAAGGTCCGCTTCATCTCGTCCTGTTCGGACTTGAGTTTCGCTTTCTCTTCGGCGAGCTCGTGCTTCACGCGTTCGTAGTCCATCTCTTGTTCGCTCGCGACGCTGCGGCCCTGCTCCATATTGCGCTCGATCTGCAGGCGCTCTTCACGGGCGGCGGCGATTTGGCGGCGCATTTCGGCGCGCTGTTGCTTCAGGCCTTCGGTTTTGGCGATGGCGTCGGCGCTTTTCTGTTTCGCCTTGTCGATTTCACGTTGGGCTTTCGCCAGATCACCGCGCGACACTTGGATCTCTTTCGTCAGACGCACGTTTTCCGCTTTCAGGTTTTCGACCTGACGGACGGTGCGATCGGCGGCTTTTTCAGCCTCGCGTGCTTTCTTTTCCGCATCGCGAGCGGCCATGCGCGCTTGGCGCCCGCGCTCTTGGTTCATGCGCTGCTCTTCACGTAAGCGACGCTGATCTTCCTTCGCTTGCGCCAAGGCGCCGTCCGAATCCGCGATCGCCGCTTCGGCGTCGAGCGAATCCTCTTCGGTACCGACATAGGCTTGGGCTTGCAGTCCGGTGAACATCAGTAGTGCGATCAGCAGTGCTTTCATCTGTTACCCCTTTTGAGACGCCATCGTTCGCGCCTCTTGATCTGTGAAAATGCGAAGAAAGGGCCAGCCGGGAACGAATCTACGTGCAGGAGACCTTCGACGACTGCGGGGAACTTCGACACTGTCTGGCACTTCAACAAGGATGAGACACGTGAAACGTTTCAAGGCGAGTCGCGAAGGCCGGCGTGAACGCGTTTCCGTCACGTTTCAACCACGCTTCGACCATGGTCCGATGCCGCCGAATGAGAATTTCCCGATACGTGTGTATCGGGGGAAGCTCCATGCGCAGAATTTTTCGACGCCTCGTTTTAGGTGGAATCGCCTTGTTCGCTTTCGTGACCTATTTTTGGCCGCCTTTCGCGTTCTCGGCGATCCTTTTTGGTCCGCTGCTTTTCTTCGGACTTGTGGACTACTTCCAAACGAAGCAGAGCGTGCGTCGGAATTACCCTCTCGTCGGACGCTTCCGTTACCTGCTCGAAAGCATCCGTCCCGAAATCAATCAGTACTTCGTGGAGTCCAATACCGACGGGACGCCGTTCAACCGCGAGCAGCGTTCGCTGGTTTATCAGCGCGCCAAACATGACCTCGACACCTTGCCCTTCGGTACGCAGCGGGATGTCTATGCTTCGGGTTATGAATGGGTGAACCATTCCCTTTCGCCCAAACACGTGAAGTCCACGGATTTGCGCGTGGTCATCGGCGGACCGGATTGCAAACAGCCCTACTCGGCGAGCGTCTTCAACATCTCGGCGATGAGTTACGGGTCGCTGAGCCCCCAGGCGGTGACGGCCTTGTCGTCAGGCGCGAAACAGGGTGGCTTTTATCACAATACGGGGGAAGGTTCCGTCAGTCCTTATCACGTCGCCGGGGGCGGGGATCTGGTTTACCAGATCGGCACGGGCTACTTCGGTTGCCGCGCGGACGACGGGAACTTTTCGCCGGTGAAATTCGAGGCGACCGCGAAACATCCGCACATCAAAATGATCGAGGTGAAGCTGTCACAAGGAGCGAAACCCGGTCACGGCGGCATCTTGCCCGCGCGTAAAGTGACTCCCGAAATCGCGGCGATCCGTGGCGTGCCGATGGGGCAGGACGTGTTGTCCCCGCCGGGGCACAAGGCGTTCGAGACTCCGGAAGGTCTTTGCCACTTCATGAAAGAGCTGCGGGAGCTGTCGGGCGGAAAGCCCGTGGGATTCAAACTTTGTGTCGGCAAAAAGGTGGAGTTCATCGCGATCTGCGAGGCGATGAAGAAAACGGGCATCACGCCGGACTTCATCACGGTCGACGGCGGCGAGGGCGGCACGGGCGCGGCGCCGGTCGAATACTCGAACAGCGTGGGTTCGCCGCTCAAAGACGGTTTGATTTTCGTCCACAATGCGCTGACCGGCTACAACTTGCGCTCGCGGATTCGCGTGATCGCGAGCGGCAAAGTGGTGACGGGCTTCGATCTTTTGCGCAACCTCGCGATCGGCGCGGACCTCTGCAATTCCGCGCGCGGGATGATGCTGGCGCTCGGCTGCATTCAGGCCCTGCGTTGCAATTCGAATAAATGCCCCGTGGGCGTCGCGACCCAGGACAAGGATTTGGCGGCGGGTCTGGACGTTCCGGACAAAGCCCAGCGCGTGGCGAGCTTCCATCACGAAACGGTGAAAGCGGCGGCGGAGATGATGGGCTCCATGGGGATCGCGCAAGCGGCGGACCTGAAACCCTGGATGATCCTACGTCGCGTGTCCGATCACGAGGTCCGTCACTACGCGGAGCTTTATCCGTATCTGCGCGGCGGGGAACTGCTGGACGCACGCACGGCGCCGACCGAATGGGCGGAGCTTCTGCGTTGCGTGTCTTCCGAAAGTTTCACGCCGGTCCCCGAAGCGCAGAACCAGCCCGAGATGGCGAAGATCCGTCTGGCGTCTTAAGGCGCTGTATCTACTCGAGCCTTAAGGCTCGAAGATGAGCGGCAGCGTGATCCACGTGGCCGAGGTCGCGCGGGGGAACTCGACCGCGGCGTAGATCTTCAGGATCTCTTTCAGTAAGCGGGTCGGCTCTTGGCCGGTACCGTCCTTCACGGTGCGCGTGCGGTATTCGGCGCGCGCCACGCGTCCGTCTTTACCGACACTCAGTCCCACCGCGAGCGTTCCCCACAGATCCGCCGGGACGTCGAGCTCGTTCAGGATGCGGTCGAGAGCGGCGTTCAGAAGCTTCTCGACGCGGGCACCGGGAAGCGGTCCTTCGACGTAGGTTTTCGGCTGCGAGAACCAGCCGTGCACGACGAGGCGACCGTCCATGGGATCGTCCACGCCCTCGACCCGGCGTACGCCGTGGGGGCGACGGGGATCGAAGACGGTCAGGCGGTTGAACTGAGGACTCACGCGGGTCACGAAGCTGTCCAGCTCGCGATCGGTGGAGCCGGGGCTCGAGCTCCAGAAGTTCAAGGCGCCGTCGGACAACACCAAGGTTTCGCCGCCGCGGTATTTTGGTTTTTGCGGGCTCAAAGAATAGACAAAGGCCCACGGGCCGTGGGGCACGTCCGAGTGCAGATCCTGGTAGCAACCGTCGATGTAGCAGGACAGCCAGGGCGGCGAGATGTCCCAGCACCCCAGATGGCGGCGTCCCCACATCACCAAATCTTTATGAAAGGCCATGTAGAGCTTCTCGGGAAAGTAGTGGTAGGCGGGCGTGCGCAAAAGCCGGTACTGATCGCGGACATTCCAGTAGTCCCAGACGAAACGTTTGGGCGCGAGGGACTTCGGGTCGGCGAACTGCTCGTCGTAGAAGGCGCGCAGCGCGGGCGCGTGGGGACTGAATGAATCCTGAGTGAGAATGGCGCGGTCCTGGGACGTCTTCACGGGCTTTTGTGTCATTTCCTTGTCAATGCAGCTTGGACGCGGAGAGGTCAACCCTTGCTTGGGCGCGGGGGGAGTGCTGGGATCACCTCCATGGAAAAGCGACAAATCCCCAAAGACACGCATCTCTCGGTGGCCGATCTGGCCTTCTTCCTGGACATCGAAGCGACGAAGCTTGAGGCCCGCTTGAAAAAGCTCGATCCCTCAAGAAAAGCCAAATCGACCGTTGAGCCTGCTCTTGTGCGTAAAGCGGTCGAGGCCGCTGGCTACAAATACCCGAAGCAGGTCGTCTCGTTCCAGATGCTGAAAGGCGGCGTCGCGAAGACGACCTCGGCCTTGAATTACGGCTGGCGGGCGGCGCAGTACGGGGCGCGGGTGCTCTTCGTCGATCTGGATCAGCAGGCGAACTTGAGTTTCGCGCTGGGCGTGGACGCGGAAAACCTCCCGGTCTGGGTGGACATCGTCGAGAAGAAAACCCCCGTCGCCCAAGCGGTGGTGAAGGTGTCCGAGAACATCGACCTGATCCCCTCGTCGCTGAACAATTCGGTTCTTGATCGGGTGCTTTACACTTCGCACCGCAATCTGGCCCACGCGGTGAAGACGCCCCTGAAAGAGATCGCCAAGAATTACGACCTCATCATTCTGGATACGGCGCCGAGCCTGTCGGCCATCAATACGGCGGTCACCTGCGCGTCGGATGTGGTGATTCTCCCTATCAATCCCGACAAGTTTTCGATGATCGGGGTGCGTAAACACCTCGAGGATCTGAACGAGATGCGGGCGGACTTCGACTTGAGCTTTGACTCGAAAGTCCTTTTTACACGTTTCGACGGTCGCGAGTCGGGAAGCCAGATCTTCCTCGAGGAATGCCTCGAACTCTTTGAAAATTCCCTCTTAAAGCACTATATACGTTCCTCAGCGGAGATCAAAAACGCCCTCAGCGGGCCGCGGACGATCTTCTCGACGAAGAACAATGCGAAAGAGGATTACGACGGACTCACGCGTGAACTCTTAGGATTCTGGAAGGAGCGTTAATCATGCCCACGACCCGTGAATTCAAAACCCGCTCGAAAGTGTCCAAGCCGGGGGCTTCTGCTCCCGCGAAGAAAAAATCCGCGAAGGCAAAGACGGCCGCGAGGACCGAAGAGAGCATCACCGTCGTGAAAGCTGCTTCAACGTCGAAGCCGCAGCCGAAACGCCGTCCCGGTCGCCAAGAAGAAAAATCCACTCCGATGGAGGTCAAGATGAATGCCGAAATGGAAACACCCAAAGTCCAAGATATGGGCGAAACCCCGCGCGAAAACGTGAAGGCCGAAGAGATCAAGGCGGAAGACGTCGCGGCGGAATTCGAAGCGCCCACCGATGAGGACAAAGTCGAAATCAACTTCGCGGGCAGCGAGCTTTTGCGTTCGCGCTTCCCGAAGCCGTTCGAAGTCGCCGAAGCGGTGGCGACCGACTGGATGAAGGACGGTAAGTTCGATCATCTGCCGATCTCGCACCCGCTGGCGAACTGGGCCGCGCAACAGGGCCTGACGAAAGCGAAAGAGATCGAAAAGAAAGTCGTGGAAAGCCCCCGCTTCGAAAAAGCCGCGATGACGGCGCTGACCATGGCGATGAAGGCGCAGGCGACGTTCGAGCAGCTGCGCGCGAAAGTGAAACGCTAGAGATGATTTTCGAGGCGATCGAAGCGAAAGTGCGGGCGGCGTTTCAGCCCTCGCACCTGGAGCTCGAGAACGAAAGCCATACGCATCATCGTGGGGGTGACGAAACTCACTTCCGTTTGGTGGTCGTCAGTGCCGCGTTCGAAGGCGTTTCGCGGGTCGATCGCCAGCGCCGCGTCTACGCTCTTCTCGATGAAGAGCGGGCGGCCGGTCTGCACGCGCTGGCGATGTGGACCTACACCCCGGCGGAATGGGCCAAAATGGGCCCCCACGTGGACCTAGACAGCCCGTCCTGTGCGGGTCAGACGCCCGCAAAACCCAGCTGACTTCGTTGCCGCGTCGTCGACGTACCACAAGGGTACGCCTTCCTCCTTGCGCCTCGCATCTGGGCTTTGCAGGCGCCTTCGAATTTCGGAAGTCGTCTTAAGACAGTTCTTCGAGTTTTGCTTTGAGCTTGAGCAGAAGGTCTTCGAGGTGTTCGCGCTCGGATTCCGCTTCTTTCAGCATCTCCGTCGCTTTCTGTTCGGATTTTTCCCATTCGGCGAGGGCCTGCTGAAGAAGACCACGGGTTTCCTGCCAGCGCTTCTGCTTGGAAGGCTTGTCACCAGCGGCTTTGGTGGTTCCGGAAAGCGCCGTGGGCGCTTCCGAGGGCATCCCGCCCGTCGTTTTCGTGTTCTTACGGTCCGTCGTCATGAAGGTGTTCGAGTGTAGGGAGGCCCCTGCGCCTCGAGCAAGGAATTTTCGAGGCAAGATTGACAATCATGAGGGGCGTGACGAACATGGCCCTTCCGCGCGCACATTTGATTGACACTCCTGATTTATTGTTCCGCGCGCGTGCAACACCGAGGTGAAAATGTCCCAAGATATCATCTACACCATGAAAGGTGTCAGTAAGGTTTATCCTCCCCAGCGTTACGTGCTGAAGAACATCTATCTGTCGTACTTCTACGGCGCGAAGATCGGCGTTCTGGGGCTGAACGGTTCGGGAAAATCCAGTCTGCTGAAGATCATGGCGGGCGTGGACCAAGACTTCTTGGGCGAAGCCTTCCCCGCGCGCAAAATGCGGGTCGGCTATCTGCAACAGGAGCCCGAACTCGACGAAACCAAAACGGTGAAAGAGAACATCTTCGCCGGCATGGGTGAACTCCCGAAATTGATGGACGAGTACAACGCGATCTCGAAGAAATTCGAAGATCCCGAGCTGGATCCCAACGAGATGGACAAGCTCATCAACCGTCAGGGCGAGCTGCAAGAGAAGATCGAAGGACTGGGCGGCTGGGAGGTCGATCAGAAGATCGAGCTCGCCATGGATGCGCTCCGCTGTCCGGATGGCGATCTGCCGGTGACGCAACTTTCGGGCGGTGAGAAGCGCCGCGTGGCCCTGTGCCGCCTTTTGCTCTCGGAACCCGACATCTTGCTGCTGGATGAGCCGACGAACCACTTGGACGCCGAAAGCGTCCATTGGCTCGAGCAGTTTCTGGCGCGTTTCCCCGGCACCGTCATCGCGGTCACGCATGATCGCTACTTCCTGGACAATGTCGCGGGCTGGATCTTGGAGCTCGATCGCGGCGAGGGCATTCCCTGGAAGGGGAACTACTCGAGCTGGCTCGAGCAAAAGGACAACCGCCTGAAGAACGAACAGAACCAAGAGCAGAAGCGTCAGTCCATGATGCAAAAAGAGCTCGAGTGGATCCGGCAAAATCCGAAGGCCCGTCAGTCGAAATCGAAAGCCCGTATCTCGAACTACGAGGCGATGCTGAAAGAGCCGACGGCGGAACGTCTGAGCGAGATGTCGATCTACATCCCGCCGGGGCCGCGTTTGGGCGAAATCGTCGTGGAAGCGCAGAACGTGCGCAAAGCTTACGGCGGTAAACTCCTGTTCGACGATCTGAACTTTTCGATCCCGCGGGGCGCGGTGGTCGGGGTCGTCGGTCCCAACGGTGTCGGTAAAACGACCCTCTTCCGTATGATCACCGGTCAGGAAAAACCCGATTCGGGGACCTTCAAGGTCGGCGAAACCGTGAAGATGGCCTACGTGGATCAGAACCGCGCGACGCTCGATCCGAACAAAACCATCTGGGAGCAGCTCTCGGATGGCCTGGATATGATCAAGCTCGGTGCGCGTGAAGTCGCCAGCCGCGCTTACGTTTCGTGGTTCAACTTCTCGGGAGCGGACCAGCAGAAAAAAGTGGGGGTCCTGTCGGGCGGAGAGCGAAACCGCGTCAATCTGGCGTCGACCCTGAAGACCGGCGCGAATCTGCTGCTGCTCGATGAACCGACGAACGATCTGGACGTGAACACCATGCGTGCGCTCGAGGAAGCGATCAACGATTTCGGCGGCTCGGTCGTCGTCATCAGCCACGATCGCTGGTTCTTGGACCGCATCTGTACGCACCTGCTGGTCTTCGAGGGCGACTCGAAGGTCAACTTCTTCCACGGTAACTTCTCGGAGTACGAGGAAGATCGCCGCAAGCGCCTGGGCGAAGAGGCGGCGCGGCCGAAACGGATTCGTTTCCGCCCCATTCAGTAAGGCTCAGGCCTTCCGCAAAGCTCCCTCCGGGGAGCTTTTTTTATTTCGAAACAGAGGAGACAGCCTAGTTTTTCCGAGACGTTTTCGGCTCATGAAACAGGCGGCGCAGGTTCTCGAAGTGACGGTGCAGGTCACGGAACTGTTCGCTTGTTCCCCCCTGATCGGGGTGGAGTTTCATTGCGGCTTTCCGGTAAGCCGTCTTCAATTCCCGAGGGGAAAAGTTGTTTTCCAGCTCGGGAAACGCGTTTTTAACGAAATTGAAGCTGTCTGTCTGAGTCGCGTCAAAGCGGTGGGCGGGGCGAACTTTCGGTTTCACTCCGTAGGCGGAGCGCGCGCGGTTCGCCGAGGGGCGCGCGCTTTGGACTTGCCCCATCAGCCACGCCATTCCCGAGGGAAAAAGCTCAGTTTCCGAGGGGAAACGCGGGGTTTCGACGTTTTTCTCGTCGCGCAACTCGCGGCGAATTTTGTCTTCTAAGAGCGAGGCGAACTCCACAAAACGTCCCATTGTTAGACTTATCGGACGGGTTTTCCGAGGGGAGAGTCGAGCGCACGTCCTGATTTTCAGAGGGGGGGCCTCATTTTTTTTTGGACAAAGCCTTTAAACCCGTGAACACTGATCGAGTTTAGAACAAGACATTGGTCTTAAGACTGAAGGAATAGAAACGCTTAACAACGTTCAAAAACACAGTTCAACTACGGAGGACTGAAATGGCAAAAGCCAAGAAAAAAGCGACCAAGAAGGCAGCTACAAAAAAAGCGGCTCCCAAAAAAGCCACTAAGAAAGCAGCTCCCAAAAAAGCCACTAAAAAAGCGGCTGCTCCCAAAGCGAAGGCAAAGCGCAAGCCGAACCCCGCTTTCATGAAACCCCTCACTCCCTCGTCGGCTCTGGCGGCAGTGATCGGCGCGACGCCGGTTCCCCGTACTGAAGTCGTGAAGAAGCTCTGGGCTTACATCCGCAAAAACGGACTGCAAGACTCGAACAACCGCCGCAACATCAACGCAGACGACAAACTGCGCCCGATCTTCGGTAAGGCGACTGTTTCGATGTTCGAAATGACCAAACTGGTCAGCAAACATCTGAAAGGCTAATTCTCCTCGCGAGAATTGGACGGGGCCCCTCTCGAGGGGCTCTCGGTTGAGAAGGCTCCCGCAAGGGGGCCTTTTTTATTTGGCCCCTCTTCTGGCGGCCTTTTTTCGTTTCCGGGCCCCTATATCGGACCTGAGGGGGCGGCCCTCCAAGCCCGGACCTTGATTTTCCCTCTAAAACGCGCGACAAATCAGGCCTCGAAAACAGGGCAGGCTATGTTGAAAAAAACGCGGACGCCGCTGACGGCGGACGAGATCAAAAAAATGCGTGTGGTCGGTAAAATGGCCGCGCGGACACTGGAGCACGCCGGATCGCTTCTGCGCATCGGCATGAGCACCCTGGACATCGACACCATCGTCGCCGAACACACGGCCTCCACGGGCGGCAAATGCGCGACGCTGGGTTATCACGGCTGGCCCGCTTCCTGTTGCGTCAGCATCAACAACGTCGTCTGCCACGGAGTGCCCCGCGACAACGTGAAACTGAAAGACGGCGACATCGTGAACGTCGACGTGACCACCGTTTACGACGGCTTCTTCGGCGACTGCTCGGCCACCTACCTGATCGGCAACGTCAGCGATAAGGCCCGCGATCTCGTCGAGGTCGCCCGCGAGGCGCGCGACAAAGGCATCGAGGTCATCAAGGCCGGCGCTTCGACCGGCGACATCGGCTTCGTCGTGGACAAGTTCGTCACTCGCCGTGGTTACAATACGGTGAAAGAGATCGGTGGCCACGGCATCGGCCGCGTCTTCCACGATGAGCCCTTCGTTCCCAGCTACGGCAAACGCGGGCGCGGAGATTTGCTGCGCGCGGGTTTCTGCATCACGGTGGAACCCATGGTGAACCAAGGCTCCGCGGCGTTCGACGAGATCGAAGTTCCCGGCTCCACCCACAAAGAATATCTGACCGCCGACGGGAAACTCTCGGCGCAGTTCGAACACACGATCCTCATCACCGATGAGGGTTACGAGATTCTCACGTTACCTTGATTTTATTTAAGTAGTGATTAACCGCCCAAGACCCGGGCACGAAGGATGATATGGCGACCACAACGCAGACGAACGGAAAGACCAAAATGAAAATGGCTCCCAAGGCAGTGAAAGCTCCGAAAGCCGACAAGGCTCCCGCGAAAAAAGGCGCGAAGGGCAAGGCCGACAAGATCAACCCCTGGGGCACGGACTACCGCGTTTGCGAAGCGGCGATGAAAGATCCCAAAGTGTTCGCGGAACTCGCGCGCTGGGGCCGTGAAGAAATCAAAATCGCCGAAAAAGAAATGCCGGGCCTGATGGCTCTGCGTAAAGAGTACGGTAAACAAAAAGTCCTGAAAGGCGCGCGCATCTCGGGCTGCCTGCACATGACCATCCAAACCGCAGTGCTGATCGAGACCCTGGTGGAGCTCGGTGCGGAAGTCATGTGGTCGTCGTGCAACATCTTCTCGACCCAAGATCATGCGGCGGTTGCGATCGCGGCGGCGGGTATTCCCGTTTACGCTTGGAAAGGCGAAACGGACGAAGAGTTCAACTGGTGCATCGAGCAGACCATCACCAACTGGGGTCCCCAAGGCTTCAATATGATCCTGGATGACGGTGGCGACCTGACGAACATGATGCACGAGCCCCGTTTCGCGAAAGAGATGAAGAACATCATCGGTCTTTC is part of the Pseudobdellovibrionaceae bacterium genome and harbors:
- a CDS encoding SWIB/MDM2 domain-containing protein; the encoded protein is MAKAKKKATKKAATKKAAPKKATKKAAPKKATKKAAAPKAKAKRKPNPAFMKPLTPSSALAAVIGATPVPRTEVVKKLWAYIRKNGLQDSNNRRNINADDKLRPIFGKATVSMFEMTKLVSKHLKG
- the map gene encoding type I methionyl aminopeptidase, producing MLKKTRTPLTADEIKKMRVVGKMAARTLEHAGSLLRIGMSTLDIDTIVAEHTASTGGKCATLGYHGWPASCCVSINNVVCHGVPRDNVKLKDGDIVNVDVTTVYDGFFGDCSATYLIGNVSDKARDLVEVAREARDKGIEVIKAGASTGDIGFVVDKFVTRRGYNTVKEIGGHGIGRVFHDEPFVPSYGKRGRGDLLRAGFCITVEPMVNQGSAAFDEIEVPGSTHKEYLTADGKLSAQFEHTILITDEGYEILTLP
- a CDS encoding 2OG-Fe(II) oxygenase — protein: MTQKPVKTSQDRAILTQDSFSPHAPALRAFYDEQFADPKSLAPKRFVWDYWNVRDQYRLLRTPAYHYFPEKLYMAFHKDLVMWGRRHLGCWDISPPWLSCYIDGCYQDLHSDVPHGPWAFVYSLSPQKPKYRGGETLVLSDGALNFWSSSPGSTDRELDSFVTRVSPQFNRLTVFDPRRPHGVRRVEGVDDPMDGRLVVHGWFSQPKTYVEGPLPGARVEKLLNAALDRILNELDVPADLWGTLAVGLSVGKDGRVARAEYRTRTVKDGTGQEPTRLLKEILKIYAAVEFPRATSATWITLPLIFEP
- a CDS encoding ParA family protein, which gives rise to MEKRQIPKDTHLSVADLAFFLDIEATKLEARLKKLDPSRKAKSTVEPALVRKAVEAAGYKYPKQVVSFQMLKGGVAKTTSALNYGWRAAQYGARVLFVDLDQQANLSFALGVDAENLPVWVDIVEKKTPVAQAVVKVSENIDLIPSSLNNSVLDRVLYTSHRNLAHAVKTPLKEIAKNYDLIILDTAPSLSAINTAVTCASDVVILPINPDKFSMIGVRKHLEDLNEMRADFDLSFDSKVLFTRFDGRESGSQIFLEECLELFENSLLKHYIRSSAEIKNALSGPRTIFSTKNNAKEDYDGLTRELLGFWKER
- a CDS encoding FMN-binding glutamate synthase family protein, coding for MRRIFRRLVLGGIALFAFVTYFWPPFAFSAILFGPLLFFGLVDYFQTKQSVRRNYPLVGRFRYLLESIRPEINQYFVESNTDGTPFNREQRSLVYQRAKHDLDTLPFGTQRDVYASGYEWVNHSLSPKHVKSTDLRVVIGGPDCKQPYSASVFNISAMSYGSLSPQAVTALSSGAKQGGFYHNTGEGSVSPYHVAGGGDLVYQIGTGYFGCRADDGNFSPVKFEATAKHPHIKMIEVKLSQGAKPGHGGILPARKVTPEIAAIRGVPMGQDVLSPPGHKAFETPEGLCHFMKELRELSGGKPVGFKLCVGKKVEFIAICEAMKKTGITPDFITVDGGEGGTGAAPVEYSNSVGSPLKDGLIFVHNALTGYNLRSRIRVIASGKVVTGFDLLRNLAIGADLCNSARGMMLALGCIQALRCNSNKCPVGVATQDKDLAAGLDVPDKAQRVASFHHETVKAAAEMMGSMGIAQAADLKPWMILRRVSDHEVRHYAELYPYLRGGELLDARTAPTEWAELLRCVSSESFTPVPEAQNQPEMAKIRLAS
- a CDS encoding J domain-containing protein, yielding MGRFVEFASLLEDKIRRELRDEKNVETPRFPSETELFPSGMAWLMGQVQSARPSANRARSAYGVKPKVRPAHRFDATQTDSFNFVKNAFPELENNFSPRELKTAYRKAAMKLHPDQGGTSEQFRDLHRHFENLRRLFHEPKTSRKN
- a CDS encoding BolA family transcriptional regulator, which gives rise to MIFEAIEAKVRAAFQPSHLELENESHTHHRGGDETHFRLVVVSAAFEGVSRVDRQRRVYALLDEERAAGLHALAMWTYTPAEWAKMGPHVDLDSPSCAGQTPAKPS
- the ettA gene encoding energy-dependent translational throttle protein EttA encodes the protein MSQDIIYTMKGVSKVYPPQRYVLKNIYLSYFYGAKIGVLGLNGSGKSSLLKIMAGVDQDFLGEAFPARKMRVGYLQQEPELDETKTVKENIFAGMGELPKLMDEYNAISKKFEDPELDPNEMDKLINRQGELQEKIEGLGGWEVDQKIELAMDALRCPDGDLPVTQLSGGEKRRVALCRLLLSEPDILLLDEPTNHLDAESVHWLEQFLARFPGTVIAVTHDRYFLDNVAGWILELDRGEGIPWKGNYSSWLEQKDNRLKNEQNQEQKRQSMMQKELEWIRQNPKARQSKSKARISNYEAMLKEPTAERLSEMSIYIPPGPRLGEIVVEAQNVRKAYGGKLLFDDLNFSIPRGAVVGVVGPNGVGKTTLFRMITGQEKPDSGTFKVGETVKMAYVDQNRATLDPNKTIWEQLSDGLDMIKLGAREVASRAYVSWFNFSGADQQKKVGVLSGGERNRVNLASTLKTGANLLLLDEPTNDLDVNTMRALEEAINDFGGSVVVISHDRWFLDRICTHLLVFEGDSKVNFFHGNFSEYEEDRRKRLGEEAARPKRIRFRPIQ